The following are encoded in a window of Lichenicola cladoniae genomic DNA:
- a CDS encoding NADH-ubiquinone oxidoreductase subunit NDUFA12 family protein, which produces MTSIGTRLFTLLRGRLIGRDADGRAYYESRKPGGYTMRFRRWVIYNGDEDASSVPAEWWNWLHHADDAPLAAAARQPWQIPFQANRTGDPAGYRPPGSDYRGGLRPHATGDYESWTPDA; this is translated from the coding sequence ATGACCAGCATCGGCACCCGTCTTTTCACCCTCCTCAGGGGGCGCCTGATCGGCCGCGACGCCGATGGACGCGCCTATTATGAATCGCGCAAGCCGGGTGGCTACACCATGCGGTTTCGCCGCTGGGTGATTTACAACGGCGACGAGGATGCCTCCTCGGTGCCGGCGGAATGGTGGAACTGGCTGCACCATGCGGACGACGCGCCGCTGGCAGCCGCCGCGCGCCAGCCATGGCAGATTCCGTTCCAGGCGAACCGCACCGGCGATCCCGCCGGTTATCGTCCTCCGGGCAGCGACTATCGTGGCGGACTGCGACCGCATGCGACCGGCGACTACGAATCCTGGACCCCGGACGCCTGA
- the mlaD gene encoding outer membrane lipid asymmetry maintenance protein MlaD, with amino-acid sequence MAMLDQPIAGTSSAPALAGLPRRDGRAIEFLTGLVVLAALFGMLVFAIIGSGRRSEDGYRLTARFSHIDGLSVGSDVRLAGVAIGQVVAEQVDAKTYQASVTFTVRDGIELPTDSSAVVTSDSLLGGKYLALDPGGAEAILKPGSRIDLTQGSISLEQLLSKFIFSVTDAMTAQKPKPAGLNAPAPTPVTAPAPVTTPAPVTTPSLPPASPQP; translated from the coding sequence ATGGCAATGCTAGATCAGCCGATCGCCGGCACCAGTTCCGCACCAGCCCTTGCCGGCCTGCCGCGTCGTGATGGCCGCGCCATCGAATTCCTGACCGGCCTCGTCGTGCTCGCGGCCCTGTTCGGCATGCTGGTGTTCGCGATCATCGGCAGCGGACGGCGTTCCGAGGATGGCTACCGCCTGACCGCCAGGTTCAGCCACATCGACGGTCTCAGCGTCGGCTCCGACGTCCGGCTGGCCGGCGTGGCGATCGGGCAGGTGGTCGCCGAGCAGGTCGATGCGAAAACCTACCAGGCGAGCGTCACCTTCACCGTGCGCGACGGCATCGAGCTTCCCACCGATAGCTCCGCCGTGGTCACCAGCGACAGCCTGCTCGGCGGCAAGTATCTGGCGCTCGATCCCGGCGGCGCCGAGGCGATCCTGAAGCCCGGTAGCCGGATCGACCTCACCCAGGGCTCGATCAGCCTGGAGCAGTTGCTGAGCAAGTTCATCTTCAGCGTGACCGACGCGATGACCGCGCAGAAGCCCAAGCCGGCGGGCCTGAACGCTCCGGCCCCCACGCCCGTAACGGCCCCCGCTCCCGTAACGACCCCCGCTCCCGTAACGACCCCGTCGCTACCGCCCGCCAGCCCGCAGCCGTGA